Proteins from a single region of Bradyrhizobium diazoefficiens:
- a CDS encoding nucleotidyltransferase family protein, whose product MWGIVPAAGRGSRIQPLAFSKELLPVGSRRDNGIERPCAVSEYLIERLILGGTDKICFVISPGKSDILEYFGDHYGSAQLAYVVQPHAAGLCDAVFRAGTVIGDREDVMVGLPDTVWFPKAALQALPDADLSFLLFPVEHPEFFDAVVLDGESIREIQVKQANPASRWIWGAFRMSAAAFRDLQLLWRQRDCRDEYFGTLVNAYLEAGGRGVGVKAGESYVDVGTVNGYRTAMALLAESTDSDGRSKLWAGSPSAGTSAAAKADDGRTAG is encoded by the coding sequence ATGTGGGGCATCGTTCCAGCCGCGGGCCGCGGCAGCCGCATTCAGCCACTGGCGTTTTCCAAGGAGCTGCTGCCGGTCGGCAGTCGGCGCGACAACGGAATCGAGCGGCCCTGCGCGGTGTCGGAATATCTGATCGAGCGCCTGATCCTTGGCGGCACCGACAAGATCTGCTTCGTCATCTCACCCGGCAAGTCCGACATCCTCGAATATTTTGGCGATCACTACGGCAGCGCGCAGCTCGCCTACGTCGTGCAGCCGCACGCGGCCGGACTGTGCGATGCGGTGTTTCGAGCCGGTACGGTCATCGGAGACCGCGAGGACGTCATGGTCGGCCTTCCGGATACAGTGTGGTTTCCCAAGGCGGCCTTGCAAGCACTGCCCGACGCCGATTTGTCGTTCCTGCTGTTTCCCGTTGAGCACCCCGAATTCTTCGATGCGGTGGTGCTCGACGGCGAGTCTATAAGGGAAATCCAGGTCAAACAGGCCAACCCCGCGTCGCGATGGATCTGGGGCGCCTTCCGGATGTCGGCCGCCGCGTTTCGCGATTTGCAGCTGCTCTGGCGGCAGCGAGACTGCCGCGACGAATATTTCGGCACCTTGGTGAATGCCTATCTCGAGGCCGGCGGCCGCGGCGTCGGCGTCAAGGCGGGCGAGTCCTATGTCGATGTCGGCACCGTCAACGGCTACCGGACGGCGATGGCGCTGCTCGCCGAGAGCACCGATAGCGACGGCCGGTCGAAGCTGTGGGCGGGCTCGCCATCCGCTGGCACCTCCGCTGCGGCGAAGGCGGATGACGGAAGGACAGCAGGATGA
- a CDS encoding glycosyltransferase, whose translation MKIVIFGLTISSSWGNGHATLWRGLCKHLVQSGHRIVFFERDVPYYAGARDLFELPGGQLELFASWTDIRDKAAAELHDADAGIVTSYCPDAVAATELIAEAGCATPVFYDLDTPVTLAKLRAGEPVPYIGVRGLRDFELVLSFTGGPHIQDEFRNRLGARDVRPLYGHVDPDVHRPVPPQPHYRSALSYLGTYSQDRQGALESLFVEPARARRDLRFLIGGAQYPDDFPWSPNIYFVRHLPPSEHAPFFASSRLTLNVTRRAMAEMGWCPSGRLFEAAACGVPLLSDSWPGIGEFFTAGEEILLAHDTCDTLAALDMDETDLSRMAQRARERILDQHSSARRASELVSLLEQASRQDLRQPEAEEA comes from the coding sequence GTGAAGATCGTAATTTTCGGGCTGACGATCTCGTCGTCCTGGGGCAACGGCCACGCCACGCTGTGGCGCGGCCTCTGCAAGCATCTCGTGCAGTCGGGGCATAGGATCGTTTTCTTCGAGCGTGACGTCCCCTATTATGCCGGGGCCAGGGACCTATTCGAGCTCCCTGGGGGCCAGCTCGAGCTGTTCGCGTCCTGGACGGATATCCGCGACAAGGCCGCGGCCGAACTGCATGATGCCGACGCCGGGATCGTGACGTCCTATTGCCCCGATGCGGTTGCTGCGACTGAGCTGATCGCCGAGGCCGGATGCGCCACGCCCGTGTTCTACGATCTCGATACGCCCGTGACGCTCGCCAAGCTGAGAGCAGGCGAGCCGGTCCCCTATATCGGCGTGCGGGGTTTGCGTGATTTCGAGCTCGTCCTGAGCTTCACCGGCGGTCCGCATATCCAGGATGAATTTCGCAACAGGCTCGGCGCTCGCGACGTCCGCCCGCTCTATGGCCACGTCGATCCCGACGTACACCGGCCAGTGCCGCCGCAGCCGCACTATCGCTCGGCGCTCTCCTATCTCGGCACCTATTCGCAGGATCGGCAAGGCGCGCTGGAGAGCCTGTTCGTCGAGCCGGCACGTGCGAGGCGAGACCTGCGGTTTCTGATCGGCGGCGCGCAATATCCCGACGATTTTCCATGGTCGCCCAACATCTACTTCGTCCGCCACCTGCCGCCCTCGGAGCACGCGCCATTCTTTGCATCGTCCCGGCTGACGCTCAATGTGACCCGCCGCGCCATGGCGGAGATGGGCTGGTGTCCTTCGGGCCGCCTGTTTGAGGCGGCCGCCTGCGGCGTACCGCTGCTCAGTGACAGCTGGCCCGGCATCGGCGAGTTCTTCACCGCCGGCGAGGAAATCCTGCTGGCTCATGACACGTGCGATACCCTTGCCGCTCTCGATATGGACGAGACGGACCTGTCGCGCATGGCGCAGCGGGCGCGCGAGCGAATCCTTGATCAGCATAGTTCCGCTCGGCGCGCGAGCGAGCTCGTTTCGCTTCTGGAGCAAGCCTCGCGGCAAGACCTCCGCCAACCCGAAGCCGAGGAGGCCTAA
- a CDS encoding histidine phosphatase family protein: MVKTIHLVRHGHHALLGEVLCGRMTGVELDDLGCRQMARCAGLIQPPPTLIHASPQRRALQSASILADRFGLAIEIVPAFAELDYGEWTGRSFAALQDDPLWSAWNAARGSHRPPGGESMRALQRRVVDHLERLRSDYDDGTIAVVSHAEPIRAALLHYSGVDLDQFLSVEVDPASVSTLSVDRARIRIANINQRMPA; encoded by the coding sequence ATGGTGAAGACCATTCATCTCGTCCGGCATGGCCATCACGCACTGCTCGGCGAGGTGCTCTGCGGCCGGATGACCGGCGTCGAGCTCGACGATCTCGGCTGCCGACAAATGGCGCGCTGCGCCGGTCTCATCCAGCCTCCGCCCACGCTGATCCACGCCAGTCCGCAGCGTCGGGCGCTGCAATCGGCATCCATCCTGGCTGACCGCTTCGGCCTCGCCATCGAGATCGTTCCGGCGTTCGCGGAGCTCGACTATGGCGAGTGGACAGGGCGGTCTTTCGCAGCATTGCAAGATGATCCACTCTGGTCGGCCTGGAATGCGGCCCGCGGAAGCCATCGCCCACCCGGCGGCGAAAGCATGCGCGCCTTGCAGCGCCGGGTGGTCGATCATCTCGAACGGCTCCGCAGCGATTATGACGACGGCACGATTGCGGTTGTCAGCCATGCCGAACCGATCCGCGCGGCCCTGCTGCACTATTCGGGCGTCGACCTCGATCAGTTTCTCTCAGTCGAGGTCGATCCGGCGAGCGTCAGCACGCTATCGGTCGACAGAGCGAGAATTCGCATAGCGAACATCAATCAAAGGATGCCGGCGTGA
- a CDS encoding inositol-3-phosphate synthase yields the protein MHSRLQDRRRVRVGIVGVGNCASSFVQGLTYYRDATANEPVPGLMNAEVGGYHISDIEIASAFDVNANKVGRDVAAAIWASPNNTHRFAEVAETGVIVQRGPVLDGVGRYLEDDIPIADAPEAHVGDVLTKSRTDVVVSYLPVGSQRASEWYAARAIEAGCGFVNCIPVFIASDPGWRRRFEEAGVPIIGDDIKSQVGATILHRVLANLFRERGVRLDRTYQLNVGGNTDFKNMLERERLASKKISKTQAVTSQFEVPMDADNIHVGPSDHVPWLTDRKLAFIRLEGTTFGGVPLSAEVKLEVWDSPNSAGVVIDAVRCAKLAMDRGLSGALTGPSSYFMKSPPQQFTDEEARRRTRAFIEDKA from the coding sequence ATGCATTCACGTCTTCAAGACAGGCGGCGCGTGCGCGTCGGTATCGTTGGAGTGGGAAATTGCGCAAGCTCCTTCGTCCAGGGACTCACCTACTACCGCGATGCCACCGCCAACGAGCCGGTCCCTGGATTGATGAACGCGGAAGTCGGGGGCTATCATATCAGCGACATCGAGATCGCCTCGGCCTTCGACGTCAATGCCAACAAGGTCGGACGCGACGTCGCCGCGGCAATCTGGGCGAGCCCCAACAATACACATCGCTTTGCGGAAGTTGCCGAAACCGGAGTGATCGTGCAGCGCGGTCCCGTTCTCGATGGAGTCGGCCGCTATCTCGAAGACGATATTCCGATCGCCGATGCACCCGAGGCCCATGTCGGGGATGTCCTGACGAAGTCGCGAACGGATGTGGTGGTCTCCTATCTTCCGGTCGGCTCCCAAAGGGCCAGCGAGTGGTACGCCGCGCGCGCGATCGAGGCCGGCTGCGGCTTCGTGAACTGCATCCCGGTGTTCATAGCCTCCGATCCCGGCTGGCGGCGCCGATTTGAGGAGGCGGGAGTGCCCATCATTGGCGACGATATCAAGAGCCAGGTCGGAGCCACCATCCTGCACCGGGTGCTCGCAAATCTGTTTCGCGAGCGCGGCGTGCGGCTCGATCGGACCTATCAGCTCAATGTTGGTGGCAATACCGACTTCAAGAACATGCTCGAGCGCGAGCGCCTGGCGTCGAAGAAGATATCAAAAACCCAGGCAGTCACGAGTCAGTTCGAGGTTCCCATGGACGCGGACAATATCCATGTCGGCCCGAGCGATCACGTGCCCTGGCTCACCGACCGCAAGCTCGCCTTCATCCGGCTGGAGGGCACAACCTTCGGTGGCGTTCCCCTGAGCGCCGAGGTGAAGCTCGAAGTCTGGGATTCGCCGAACTCGGCAGGCGTCGTGATCGATGCGGTGCGCTGCGCCAAGCTCGCGATGGATCGCGGACTGTCCGGCGCGCTGACCGGGCCCTCAAGCTACTTCATGAAGTCCCCGCCGCAACAGTTCACTGACGAGGAGGCACGCCGCAGGACGCGCGCCTTCATCGAGGACAAGGCGTGA
- a CDS encoding Crp/Fnr family transcriptional regulator, whose protein sequence is MQAGFVFSKLADRLTSIANLSAFDLDLLAKMPSTIGHYGARHHILRKGDEPEQCCVLLQGYLAWQDAESPHGQITSIHVAGDIPDLQTFHHSTVDSDLITLGPAVVAFVPHAYFREAVTLSASMTRALQLMLLADAAMLRNWSVNLGSRDALGRVAHLLCEITIRLQAVGLARDFRIASPFTQSDLATACGISPVHANRTVQELRRSGLLSWQSRTIEIANWAGLVRLAGFDPRYLRLRERDRTAPSRAAAVATQPPPVGAALG, encoded by the coding sequence ATGCAAGCCGGATTTGTCTTCTCCAAATTGGCTGACCGCTTGACGAGTATTGCCAACTTGTCGGCCTTCGATCTCGATCTTCTTGCGAAAATGCCGAGCACGATTGGCCATTATGGTGCTCGCCATCACATCCTGCGCAAGGGCGACGAACCCGAGCAGTGCTGCGTATTGTTGCAGGGCTATCTTGCCTGGCAGGATGCCGAAAGCCCCCATGGCCAGATCACATCGATCCACGTCGCCGGCGATATTCCCGACCTCCAGACCTTTCATCATTCCACGGTGGATTCCGATCTGATCACGCTCGGTCCGGCCGTGGTCGCATTCGTTCCGCACGCGTACTTTCGCGAGGCTGTTACGCTGTCTGCGTCGATGACGCGCGCCTTGCAGCTCATGCTGCTGGCCGACGCCGCGATGCTGCGCAACTGGTCCGTGAACCTGGGCAGCCGGGATGCTCTGGGCCGGGTGGCCCATCTGCTATGCGAGATCACGATTCGTTTACAGGCTGTCGGTCTTGCCCGGGATTTTCGGATCGCTTCGCCGTTCACCCAGTCCGATTTGGCCACCGCATGCGGCATCTCTCCAGTCCACGCCAACAGAACCGTTCAGGAGCTGCGCCGCAGCGGCCTCCTGAGCTGGCAATCACGAACGATCGAGATCGCGAACTGGGCTGGGCTGGTTCGCTTGGCAGGCTTCGATCCGCGCTATCTACGATTGCGCGAAAGAGATCGGACTGCGCCGTCCAGAGCGGCGGCGGTCGCGACTCAGCCACCTCCCGTCGGAGCGGCGCTCGGATAG
- a CDS encoding DUF305 domain-containing protein, producing MFVEMMTLHHKGAVKMADEAWRGRGDPRLRIMAHAIRHEQQGEIALMQGAHGISAVATAFRNMFVDNVNETGSRQRM from the coding sequence ATGTTCGTCGAGATGATGACCTTGCACCACAAGGGCGCGGTAAAGATGGCCGACGAAGCCTGGCGCGGCCGTGGCGACCCGCGGCTGCGCATCATGGCCCACGCCATCCGTCACGAGCAGCAAGGTGAGATCGCTTTGATGCAAGGTGCCCATGGCATCTCCGCGGTCGCGACGGCGTTTAGAAACATGTTCGTCGACAACGTGAACGAGACCGGCAGCCGGCAGCGCATGTAG
- a CDS encoding DUF305 domain-containing protein, which produces MRRSRSRWIAAVELGLISSTFSTIVSQLFAARIGRDAAVDWMTVAAIPARDWAISAEPTWGAIIGGIAFHQWADFSWAVVFFGVLGRWTVDLRPLTILALAVPWAVVSSATEWFVLVLLFPFWQPLFTLQQPYWIGFLVHGSSALMYPLFVWLRWAQNEAPARDVRFAAAWGAGSLVVIGLLACFAVVGATGRQPAWIGHDKDTDETYIRHMTAHHAQGIELALLGAEHARDPHLQKLAMLMIASQRGENRIFQNWWQSWFGITMPDCTAEERDTMPGYLTPVQMQQVRDASPRAI; this is translated from the coding sequence GTGAGGCGATCACGATCGCGCTGGATAGCGGCGGTTGAACTCGGCCTGATCAGCAGCACCTTCTCAACCATCGTCAGCCAGTTGTTTGCCGCGCGGATCGGCCGCGATGCCGCGGTCGACTGGATGACGGTGGCCGCGATTCCCGCGCGAGATTGGGCGATCAGCGCCGAACCCACATGGGGTGCGATTATCGGCGGCATCGCCTTTCATCAATGGGCCGATTTCTCCTGGGCGGTCGTCTTCTTCGGCGTGCTCGGGCGCTGGACGGTCGATCTGCGGCCGTTGACCATTCTGGCGCTCGCTGTGCCCTGGGCGGTCGTCTCATCGGCAACAGAGTGGTTCGTGCTGGTGCTGCTGTTTCCGTTCTGGCAGCCGCTGTTCACGCTTCAGCAGCCGTACTGGATCGGCTTTCTCGTGCACGGCTCCTCGGCCTTGATGTATCCGCTGTTTGTCTGGCTGCGCTGGGCACAGAACGAGGCGCCGGCACGTGACGTTCGCTTCGCGGCCGCGTGGGGAGCCGGATCGCTTGTCGTGATCGGTCTGCTCGCCTGTTTCGCTGTCGTTGGCGCCACCGGGCGCCAGCCAGCCTGGATCGGACACGACAAGGACACTGACGAGACATACATCCGGCATATGACCGCGCATCACGCCCAGGGCATCGAACTCGCGCTGCTCGGCGCCGAACACGCCCGCGATCCGCACCTGCAGAAACTTGCGATGCTGATGATCGCAAGCCAGCGTGGCGAGAACAGGATTTTCCAGAATTGGTGGCAAAGCTGGTTCGGCATAACAATGCCGGACTGCACCGCGGAGGAACGCGACACCATGCCAGGCTATCTGACACCGGTGCAGATGCAGCAAGTCCGCGATGCCTCCCCCCGAGCAATTTGA
- a CDS encoding zinc-dependent alcohol dehydrogenase, which yields MKALVWHGKEDIRCDTVTDPEIQDPRDAIIKVTSCAICGSDLHLFHNFIPGMLPGDIMGHETMGEVVEVGGAVDGKLKKGDRIVVPFTIICGECDQCKRGNFSVCETTNRKKHLADKVFGHTTAGLFGYTHLTGGYPGGQAEYLRVPFADATHIKVPDGIPDEQLLFLSDIFPTGWQAAVQCDIVPTDTVAIWGCGPVGQMAIRSAILLGANQVIAIDCLPERLSMAEAGGATTINFETESVVERLNELTDGKGPEKCIDCAGMEAHVMASQPDTVLDRAKQMVMLESDRPHVLREMIYVCRPGGVISVPGVYSGFSDKMPMGAFMNKGLTMRTGQTHVNRWTDDLLRRIEQGEIDPSFVITHTVPLEQGPEMYQVFRDKRDSCVKVVLKP from the coding sequence ATGAAGGCGCTGGTCTGGCACGGCAAGGAGGACATTCGCTGCGACACCGTCACCGATCCCGAGATCCAGGATCCGCGCGACGCCATCATCAAGGTGACGAGCTGCGCGATCTGCGGCTCGGATCTTCACCTCTTCCACAACTTCATCCCCGGCATGCTGCCCGGGGACATCATGGGCCACGAGACGATGGGAGAAGTCGTCGAGGTCGGCGGGGCAGTCGACGGCAAGCTGAAGAAAGGCGACCGCATCGTCGTGCCCTTCACCATCATCTGCGGCGAATGTGACCAGTGCAAGCGCGGAAATTTCTCGGTTTGCGAGACGACGAACCGCAAGAAGCATCTCGCGGACAAGGTCTTCGGCCACACCACCGCGGGCCTGTTCGGCTACACCCATCTGACCGGCGGCTATCCCGGCGGGCAAGCCGAATATCTTCGCGTGCCCTTTGCCGATGCCACCCATATCAAGGTGCCCGACGGGATTCCGGACGAGCAGCTTCTGTTTCTCAGCGACATCTTCCCGACCGGCTGGCAGGCCGCGGTCCAGTGCGACATCGTGCCGACCGACACGGTCGCGATCTGGGGCTGCGGCCCCGTCGGCCAGATGGCGATCCGCAGCGCTATCCTGCTCGGGGCCAATCAGGTGATCGCCATCGATTGCCTGCCCGAACGGCTCAGCATGGCGGAAGCAGGCGGAGCAACGACCATCAATTTCGAGACTGAAAGCGTGGTCGAGCGGCTGAACGAGCTCACCGACGGCAAGGGACCCGAGAAGTGCATCGATTGCGCCGGCATGGAGGCGCACGTCATGGCCTCGCAGCCCGATACCGTGCTCGACCGTGCCAAGCAGATGGTGATGCTGGAAAGTGATCGGCCGCACGTCCTGCGCGAAATGATCTATGTCTGCCGGCCCGGCGGCGTGATCTCGGTACCAGGCGTCTACAGCGGCTTCTCCGACAAGATGCCGATGGGCGCCTTCATGAACAAGGGGCTGACGATGCGGACCGGGCAGACCCACGTCAACCGCTGGACCGACGACCTGCTCCGCCGCATCGAGCAGGGCGAGATCGATCCGTCCTTTGTCATCACCCATACCGTGCCGCTGGAGCAAGGCCCCGAGATGTACCAGGTGTTCCGCGACAAGCGGGACTCCTGCGTCAAGGTCGTGCTGAAGCCCTAA
- a CDS encoding glycosyltransferase family 4 protein, which yields MKIAQIAPLMESVPPQSYGGSERIVSYLTEELVALGHKVTLFASGNSKTRADLSPCTDDPLRLKTDVTDVIPYHLVMLERVRQRAEEFDLLHFHIDQFHFPIFRGIARKTLTTLHGRQDLPDLKTLYSTFNDMPLISISEEQRKPISCANFVSTIYHGLPKDLLRPSFAAHKDHLVFLGRICPEKRPDLAIEIARRAGLRLRIAAKIDPVDETYFNEAIQPLLRDSSVDFVGEIGEEAKAPFLGEAAALLFPIDWPEPFGLVLIEAMACGTPVLAFRRGSTSEIVEPGVTGLLVDTVDEAVAAIPRLLSLDRRTIRQRFEERFTARRMANDYCRVYEQLLSC from the coding sequence GTGAAGATTGCTCAGATCGCACCTCTGATGGAAAGTGTACCTCCGCAAAGCTATGGCGGCTCTGAGCGCATCGTCAGCTATCTCACGGAGGAGCTTGTCGCTCTGGGTCACAAGGTCACGCTCTTTGCGAGCGGAAATTCCAAGACGCGGGCCGATCTGTCTCCCTGCACAGATGATCCGCTTCGGCTTAAGACGGACGTGACCGACGTCATTCCCTACCATTTGGTGATGCTTGAACGTGTCCGACAGCGTGCCGAGGAATTTGATCTCCTACACTTCCATATAGATCAGTTTCATTTTCCGATCTTTCGCGGAATTGCCCGCAAGACTTTGACCACCTTGCATGGTCGCCAGGACCTGCCTGATCTCAAGACCTTGTATTCGACATTCAACGACATGCCATTGATCTCCATTTCCGAGGAGCAGCGCAAACCCATCTCTTGCGCCAATTTCGTTTCGACCATCTACCATGGACTGCCGAAAGATCTGCTTCGTCCGAGTTTTGCAGCCCACAAAGACCATCTCGTATTCCTGGGTCGGATTTGCCCGGAGAAGCGGCCCGACTTGGCGATCGAGATTGCGAGGCGCGCCGGCTTGCGGCTGAGAATCGCGGCAAAAATAGATCCGGTGGACGAAACCTACTTTAACGAGGCCATCCAGCCGTTGCTGCGCGATTCCAGCGTCGACTTTGTTGGCGAGATCGGAGAAGAGGCAAAAGCGCCGTTCCTCGGCGAGGCCGCTGCGTTACTGTTCCCTATTGACTGGCCGGAGCCCTTCGGCCTGGTGTTGATTGAAGCCATGGCCTGTGGAACGCCTGTCCTCGCGTTCAGGCGAGGTTCGACTTCGGAGATCGTCGAACCAGGCGTAACGGGCCTGCTTGTCGACACGGTTGACGAAGCTGTTGCAGCAATTCCTCGACTGCTGTCGCTTGACCGCCGAACCATACGACAGCGCTTTGAAGAACGGTTCACCGCGCGGCGAATGGCTAATGATTACTGCCGGGTCTATGAACAGTTGCTGTCATGTTAG
- a CDS encoding cation diffusion facilitator family transporter has translation MMTMAASASAKSKKVVYAAVLGNFLVAVSKLVVALLSGSSSMLSESAHSFVDTGNEGLLLYGYYRSRRAPDRTHPLGYGRELYFWSFVVALLLFALGAGISVYEGISHLADPSPIENVTANYLVLALSALFEGASWWLALATFRTVKGELSYWEAIRRSKDPPSFMVLLEDTAALIGISIAALGIYLADRLASPAFDGVASILIGTMLGAMALILARENKELLIGERAHEAISDSILALASSQPGVEKANGALTVHLAPDQIVVTLSLEFSDSLRTPELEQCVEALERRIRAKHPEVVSLFVKPQTARTFHAARQRRFG, from the coding sequence ATGATGACCATGGCCGCCAGCGCATCTGCAAAATCCAAGAAAGTCGTCTATGCCGCCGTCCTCGGCAACTTCCTGGTGGCCGTCAGCAAGCTGGTGGTAGCCCTGCTCTCCGGCAGCTCTTCCATGCTCAGCGAAAGCGCGCATTCATTTGTCGATACCGGCAATGAGGGATTGCTGCTTTACGGCTATTACCGCTCGCGCCGCGCGCCGGACCGAACGCACCCCTTGGGCTACGGCCGGGAACTCTATTTCTGGAGTTTTGTCGTCGCGCTGTTGCTGTTTGCCCTGGGAGCGGGGATTTCTGTCTACGAAGGGATCTCGCATCTCGCAGACCCTTCCCCGATCGAGAACGTCACGGCGAACTATCTCGTCCTTGCATTGTCGGCCCTGTTCGAAGGCGCCTCATGGTGGCTGGCGCTTGCCACGTTCCGGACGGTCAAGGGCGAACTCAGCTATTGGGAGGCTATCAGACGCAGCAAAGACCCGCCCTCATTCATGGTGCTTCTGGAAGATACCGCCGCCCTGATCGGTATTTCGATCGCGGCCCTTGGCATTTATCTGGCAGACCGCCTAGCGAGCCCTGCCTTTGACGGCGTTGCTTCGATCCTGATCGGCACCATGCTCGGCGCCATGGCCCTGATCCTTGCCAGAGAGAACAAGGAACTGCTGATCGGCGAGCGCGCCCATGAGGCGATCAGCGATTCGATCCTTGCGCTGGCCTCGAGCCAACCGGGTGTCGAAAAGGCAAATGGTGCGCTTACCGTTCATCTTGCGCCGGATCAGATCGTCGTCACGCTCAGCCTCGAATTTTCCGACAGCCTGCGCACACCCGAACTCGAACAATGTGTGGAAGCGCTCGAGCGGCGCATTCGCGCCAAGCATCCCGAGGTTGTTTCGCTGTTCGTCAAGCCGCAGACCGCCCGGACCTTTCATGCCGCCCGCCAACGCAGATTCGGCTAG
- a CDS encoding A24 family peptidase yields MSWIVSIASFLEILLLLYVATIDVATRLISNEICLALALLGIAGQLDSPMQLVESLIAAAILFLLLFVIYQRGLIGGGDVKLLVALAIGLPLTSVIQLLTITALAGGVVALVHLMMRFLPYPRPAPAGSSLVRRVYAIERWRHLRHAPLPYGVAIACGGIWTVFSKGL; encoded by the coding sequence ATGAGTTGGATTGTTTCCATAGCCTCGTTTCTCGAAATCCTTTTGTTGCTCTATGTCGCAACGATCGATGTCGCGACACGATTGATCAGCAACGAAATCTGTCTGGCGCTGGCGCTGTTGGGGATCGCTGGTCAATTGGACAGCCCGATGCAACTCGTCGAATCCCTGATCGCCGCGGCGATCCTGTTCCTGCTGCTGTTCGTCATCTACCAGAGGGGACTGATTGGCGGCGGCGACGTCAAGCTGCTGGTTGCTTTGGCGATTGGTCTCCCGCTGACGAGCGTGATTCAGTTGTTGACAATTACCGCGCTGGCCGGCGGCGTTGTTGCGCTGGTGCATCTGATGATGCGCTTCCTGCCATATCCCAGACCAGCGCCCGCTGGATCGTCGCTCGTACGCCGCGTCTACGCGATCGAGCGTTGGCGCCATTTGCGACATGCGCCGCTACCTTACGGGGTTGCCATAGCGTGCGGCGGCATCTGGACGGTGTTCAGCAAAGGACTTTGA
- the cpaB gene encoding Flp pilus assembly protein CpaB — translation MSSVLRLSIIMVFFFATVALGLIAYSMNLPKAQIPVVQVTESTPAPPTVGYFVAVHPLPRGTLARDEDFEVRSVPPERVPAGAILDTPDAKIGLRGSLVRNFLDTASPVTSKDILRPRERGFLASVLAPDTRAVSINVDAASGVSGLIWPGDYVDLVLTQESTTVAEKPNPDYQHGTLSETVVHNVRIVAVDQEIVQGGSASNATAGKLAHTVSLELAPEQVKRVTVAAQLGKLSLAVRAAVDRQDLGDTDATVVVYARNSGTKYSVKRDDTGNTRTLLSGDVLPAIGRSTPVASAVSSPR, via the coding sequence ATGTCATCAGTTTTGCGCCTCTCGATCATCATGGTGTTTTTCTTCGCAACCGTCGCGCTTGGGCTTATCGCCTACAGCATGAACCTGCCGAAAGCACAGATCCCGGTCGTGCAAGTCACGGAGAGCACGCCGGCGCCTCCCACCGTCGGGTACTTTGTCGCGGTACACCCGCTACCGAGAGGGACACTCGCCCGAGATGAAGATTTCGAGGTACGCTCGGTGCCGCCGGAACGTGTTCCCGCAGGCGCGATCCTTGATACGCCCGACGCCAAGATCGGACTTCGCGGATCTTTGGTACGCAACTTCCTCGACACCGCCAGTCCCGTCACATCAAAAGACATATTGCGCCCCCGCGAACGAGGTTTTCTCGCGAGCGTCCTGGCACCGGATACCCGTGCCGTCAGCATCAACGTCGACGCCGCGTCTGGTGTCTCGGGCCTGATCTGGCCGGGTGACTATGTGGATCTCGTGTTGACCCAGGAGTCGACGACGGTGGCCGAGAAGCCAAATCCAGACTACCAGCATGGCACCCTGAGCGAAACCGTTGTTCACAATGTTCGAATCGTCGCGGTTGACCAGGAGATTGTGCAAGGTGGCTCAGCCAGCAACGCCACGGCCGGTAAGCTAGCGCACACCGTATCGTTGGAGCTTGCGCCAGAGCAGGTCAAGAGAGTCACAGTCGCAGCACAGCTCGGAAAGCTCTCCTTGGCTGTACGGGCAGCGGTCGATCGACAGGACCTGGGGGATACGGACGCGACGGTGGTGGTCTATGCACGCAATAGCGGCACGAAATACTCAGTCAAGAGAGACGATACAGGGAACACGCGCACGCTGCTGAGCGGCGATGTGTTGCCGGCAATTGGCCGATCAACGCCGGTCGCTTCGGCCGTATCGTCACCTCGGTAA